The Candidatus Schekmanbacteria bacterium genome has a window encoding:
- a CDS encoding glycosyltransferase gives MREKVEEVEYIKDKKISVVIPLFNEEESINELYEKLSDVLKKLSADYEIIFIDDGSTDSSYEKLLEIFRRDKSVIVAKLRKNVGKAWALSAGFKLASGDIVFTMDADLQDEPSEIPLFLKKLNEGYDLVSGWKKRRNDPLTKVIPSRIFNWFVSFITGIKLHDFNCGFKAYRREVIDNISIYGELHRYIPVLAERLGYKTGEVVVKHNARKYGFSKYGIERFTRGFLDMLTVILLTRYRWKPLHFFGSIGLLVAAAGFITNFVLLVRHILFLIYGVKAWELRDRPLLSLGVLLIIVGIQFISIGLLAEVITVKNSKDESGENFVKEILKRDS, from the coding sequence ATGAGAGAAAAAGTGGAAGAAGTTGAATATATAAAGGACAAAAAGATTTCTGTGGTTATTCCTCTTTTCAATGAAGAGGAAAGTATCAATGAACTTTATGAAAAACTTTCAGATGTTCTTAAAAAACTTTCTGCTGATTATGAAATAATATTTATAGACGATGGAAGCACTGATTCATCTTATGAAAAACTGCTGGAAATATTTAGAAGAGACAAGTCTGTCATAGTGGCAAAACTTAGAAAGAATGTGGGAAAAGCTTGGGCTCTGTCGGCAGGATTTAAACTTGCGTCAGGTGATATTGTATTCACAATGGATGCTGATTTACAGGACGAACCTTCGGAGATTCCACTTTTTTTGAAAAAACTAAATGAAGGATATGACCTTGTTTCTGGATGGAAAAAAAGAAGGAATGATCCTTTGACAAAAGTGATTCCTTCGAGAATATTCAACTGGTTTGTTTCCTTCATAACAGGAATCAAGCTTCACGATTTCAACTGTGGATTCAAGGCCTATCGAAGGGAGGTTATTGATAATATTTCAATCTATGGAGAGCTTCATAGATATATCCCTGTCCTTGCCGAGAGATTAGGGTATAAAACAGGCGAAGTAGTTGTAAAGCATAATGCAAGAAAATATGGTTTTTCAAAATATGGAATTGAAAGGTTTACAAGAGGTTTTTTGGATATGCTTACGGTTATCCTTCTTACAAGATACCGGTGGAAACCACTTCACTTTTTTGGAAGCATTGGACTTTTAGTAGCAGCAGCAGGATTTATTACTAATTTTGTCCTCTTGGTAAGACATATACTCTTTTTAATTTACGGAGTAAAAGCATGGGAATTAAGAGACAGACCTCTGTTGTCTCTTGGCGTACTTTTAATCATTGTAGGTATTCAATTTATTTCGATTGGTCTTCTTGCGGAAGTAATAACAGTAAAGAATTCAAAAGATGAAAGTGGAGAGAATTTTGTAAAGGAAATCCTCAAAAGAGACAGCTGA